The Mycosarcoma maydis chromosome 17, whole genome shotgun sequence DNA window GGGCTTGAGTGCAAACTGCTCCTTGTCGACGCCGAGCACAAACATGTCGTCCTTGTAGTTCTGCCAGTGACCCGATGTCTGCCAGAGCTTCGAGTTGTACATGTTGGGCGTCACCACTTCGTCAAAGCCGCGCTGGCGGTATTCGGATTTGAGAAACTCTTGCAGCGTGTTGTAGATGCGAGCGCCGTGCGGCAGCCAGAAGCACGAACCGGGCGAGAGCTCGTGAAACATGAAGAGCTCCTGCTCCTTGCCAATCTTGCGGTGGTCgcgcttggctgcttcAAGGAGGAATTGCTTGTACTCGGACATTTGCTTTGCATCGGGAAACGAGATACCGTACAGACGCTGCAGCGAGTCATTGTTCTGATCACCGAGGAAGTACGAGGCCGAGTTCTTGAGCACCGTCATAGCCTTGATACGGCCAGTGTGCGGGATGTGAGGGCCAACACAAAGGTCAATCATGGGACCACAGCGGTAGACGGTGGTCGAGGTGCCGTCGGGAATTTTCGACTGGATAATGTGCTGCTTGTATTTGTTGTAGTTGAacatctcgagcagctgctcttTCGAGACGACGAGACGCTCAAACTTTTGCTTTTCTTTGGTGGCGTTCTTGatcagcgtctcgagcgcgCCAAAGTCGGACTGGGAGATCATGCGCTCTCCCGAGTCGCCCATGGCCATCTCGTAGAAGAAGCCCTCTTCGGTGGGAGGACCGATGCAGAGGTGGCATCCGTAGTGCTTCTCGCAAGCTTCACCAAGCACGTGCGCCGACGAATGCCAAAAGACACGTTTACCCTCAGGCGAGTCAAagtcgaacagctcgagcttgcagTCGGCCTCCAACGGACGTTCAAGATCCCAGAGATTGTCGTCTACCTTGGagatgacgatgcgctCGGACAAGGACTTGGAGATCTGCTTGGCAATGTCCATCGGCGAGGTCTCGTAGCAAATGCCCTGGCGGGTGGAGCCGTCGGGCATGGTGACGGTGATGGGCTGACGAGGCATTGCGGCGATTTGAGCATCCTGCTCGGCCTTGAGCTTTTCAAACATGGCGATACGGTGGTCAAAGTAGGCGGGCTTGGGAGTGAACTCGAGGGGAGCCTTGGGTGCACCGTCTACATTGTCCTTTTTTGCCTTTGGCTTCTTTTCGCCCttttgctgttgttgttgttgctgctgtttcTGTGACTTTGGCTGCTTTTTCTCGGACTGTTGGTTGAGGTCGACCTTCTGAGCGGCATCGGTGAGGTTCTGCAGCGGGTCTCGGGGCTCTGCCGACGAAGATACGACTTGAGGtgctgacgacgacatgATTGCGGTTGTGTCAAGGTgagagagaagaggagagaTACGAGTCGTCTTTCCCCTGCTCTATCTTGCTTAGGTGTCGAATATGGCAATGaggcaagagcaagaacaagaacaagaacaagaacaagaacaagaacaagaacaagaacaagaacaagaacaagaacaagaacaagaacaagagaAGGTCAGAGCGGCTTCGAGTCAGACACGAGACTCACAGACTTGGCTCAGCTTGAGTGACACTCGTAACTCTGTCGTGCGGTGCCATGCTGCGGTGTGCTGTACCGAAAATGTGAACAGCACGTCCGACATCCACCGTGAACTTGGATTTCGATTTTTCTAAAATTCTttttattcgtgattgatactcgtgactcagACTcgtaactcgtgactgtgttTCCAGTAAAAGTCTTCTCTTCTCTCGCACGTGACTGTGCTTCCGTCGAGTGAGAGGCGCAAAAACAGCAACCGCACCACACCGCACCAAACCCACAACACCCGACGCAAGGTGCACGACCCGtaaccattcacgattcgtgatttgtgatccac harbors:
- a CDS encoding putative threonine--tRNA ligase THS1, which codes for MSSSAPQVVSSSAEPRDPLQNLTDAAQKVDLNQQSEKKQPKSQKQQQQQQQQKGEKKPKAKKDNVDGAPKAPLEFTPKPAYFDHRIAMFEKLKAEQDAQIAAMPRQPITVTMPDGSTRQGICYETSPMDIAKQISKSLSERIVISKVDDNLWDLERPLEADCKLELFDFDSPEGKRVFWHSSAHVLGEACEKHYGCHLCIGPPTEEGFFYEMAMGDSGERMISQSDFGALETLIKNATKEKQKFERLVVSKEQLLEMFNYNKYKQHIIQSKIPDGTSTTVYRCGPMIDLCVGPHIPHTGRIKAMTVLKNSASYFLGDQNNDSLQRLYGISFPDAKQMSEYKQFLLEAAKRDHRKIGKEQELFMFHELSPGSCFWLPHGARIYNTLQEFLKSEYRQRGFDEVVTPNMYNSKLWQTSGHWQNYKDDMFVLGVDKEQFALKPMNCPGHCLMFASRDRSYKELPLRLADFGVIHRNEASGALSGLTRVRRFCQDDAHIFCMSSQIEQEMAGCFDFLERVYGLFGFEFKLELSTRPEKFLGDIETWNAAEARLGAALDKFVPGKWELNPGDGAFYGPKIDITISDAMRRHFQCATIQLDFQLPQQFKLEYRTAVSQGGETQAERPVMIHRAVVGSLERFIAILTEHFAGKWPFWLSPRQLLVVPVTNTVFDYAKSVQQRLWDQGFFADVDLSDNTLPKKIRNGEIAQYNFVFVVGHEEMQTNSVNIRNRDDVNQKGKAETMDLDKTITLLKALKSQRRLQNKLV